The proteins below are encoded in one region of Xenopus laevis strain J_2021 chromosome 8L, Xenopus_laevis_v10.1, whole genome shotgun sequence:
- the LOC108699137 gene encoding SLAM family member 5 encodes MRVQRSMSSFFVYFFFIVVHISLPKSVFSVCGPLIRIIKAEGENAHLHVNVTGTIDVYWNSIPGDRNFAKTKPNGELEILDDRYQGRLQGLKDSSLVIRNVTRRDEANYTADINRGESKCNQNYFLRVYKVLTDKDIQIYNESSGNETCNVTLTCAVNGLVGADVTVTWNNTNRENTKDPTIHLYNGEANSTYTCTATNPVSTAYRSIVPSIFCLRLTDDTSLERKESPTKRKNNRYYISSIPIVLILVVIATLCCWRQRKRIDCQSYDIQRQH; translated from the exons ATGAGGGTACAACGCAGCATGTCTTCATTCTTTGTCTACTTCTTCTTCATTGTCGTACACATATCCCTACCTAAAT CTGTGTTTTCTGTATGTGGGCcattaataagaataataaaagctGAAGGAGAAAATGCCCATCTACATGTGAATGTGACGGGGACCATAGACGTCTACTGGAACAGTATTCCCGGGGATAGAAACTTTGCCAAAACAAAACCTAATGGTGAATTGGAAATTCTAGATGATCGGTATCAGGGGAGACTTCAGGGCTTGAAAGATAGTTCCTTAGTTATAAGAAATGTAACCAGGAGGGACGAAGCCAACTACACCGCAGATATAAACAGAGGAGAATCCAAATGCAACCAGAACTATTTTCTCCGAGTCTACA AAGTACTAACAGATAAAGACATCCAGATTTATAATGAATCCAGTGGAAACGAGACCTGTAACGTCACCTTGACCTGTGCAGTAAATGGGTTGGTTGGAGCAGATGTAACGGTAACTTGGAATAACACAAACAGGGAAAACACAAAGGATCCCACTATTCATCTCTACAATGGGGAAGCCAATTCTACTTACACCTGCACTGCGACAAATCCAGTTAGCACTGCCTACAGGAGTATAGTGCCATCAATATTCTGCCTGAGAC TGACTGATGATACTTCTTTAGAGAGGAAAGAAAgtccaacaaaaagaaaaaacaatcgTTATTATATATCATCGATTCCTATAGTTCTGATTTTGGTCGTCATTGCAACTCTATGTTGCTGGAGACAGAGG AAAAGAATTGATTGTCAATCCTATGATATCCAAAGGCAACATTAG